In Acetonema longum DSM 6540, the genomic stretch CCAGAGAATATTGTAACATTTTTGAAATATAGGTTCCCAGTGTTCCGTTATCAGGGCTAAATAAACTTATCAAAGACAACAGACCCACTGTCGTCAGAGCTATCCCTATTAACTCATATCTTATCTCATCTGACAGTTCTGAGAAGAACTTTGGCAAATGTACCACCTCTTAGAAATGGTTCTACATATTGCCGCGAAATCCTTCATTATTACGCAATTAGCCGGGATGTTCGGAATTTAAAAGTACTCTCATTACGAGAGCACCTCTAAAGACGGCCTATATGTCAAAATACTGCCAGGCTGCAAGTCAGAGCGCAGATAGTCTTCGGGATTGGTGGTCAGGATTCGGACGACTTGATATTCAGCGGCGGAAACTTTGCTGACCTGCAGCCGGATGCCCTGATACTCCAGTTCTTCCAAAACCGGAATCTCCGGGTCAGCA encodes the following:
- a CDS encoding YlzJ-like family protein; its protein translation is MSVLWTVMPIETVVASAADPEIPVLEELEYQGIRLQVSKVSAAEYQVVRILTTNPEDYLRSDLQPGSILTYRPSLEVLS